The proteins below are encoded in one region of Sminthopsis crassicaudata isolate SCR6 chromosome 1, ASM4859323v1, whole genome shotgun sequence:
- the LOC141551445 gene encoding cathelicidin-6-like encodes MEHLGKLLLLASVAILIPTWVSPQPFLSYEKALSPVINFYNYVYGRENAFWLLQVHAPPSGQIPQEQVQKFLSFTLKETVCPVTVELPLKECDFKTDGLVKECQASASTEQDISALVLTCGPEASAPRRFRRSRHKRRRRPWNAFNVLQTIVFFPRGK; translated from the exons ATGGAGCACCTAGGGAAGCTCCTGCTGTTGGCCAGTGTGGCCATTCTCATTCCTACATGGGTTTCGCCTCAGCCTTTCCTAAGCTATGAGAAGGCCCTCTCTCCAGTCATTAACTTCTACAACTATGTATATGGGAGAGAGAATGCATTCTGGCTACTGCAAGTGCACGCTCCTCCTTCTGGTCAG ATTCCCCAAGAGCAAGTCCAGAAGTTTCTGAGTTTTACCTTGAAGGAAACTGTGTGCCCAGTGACTGTGGAGCTCCCCCTAAAAGAGTGTGACTTTAAAACAGATGGG CTGGTGAAAGAATGTCAAGCCTCAGCATCCACTGAACAGGACATTTCTGCCCTCGTCCTCACCTGTGGCCCAGAAGCCTCAGCA CCCCGTCGCTTCAGAAGATCCCGTCACAAAAGAAGGAGAAGGCCATGGAATGCTTTTAATGTGCTTCAAACCATAGTATTCTTTCCCCGAGGCAAGTAA